A window from Theobroma cacao cultivar B97-61/B2 chromosome 3, Criollo_cocoa_genome_V2, whole genome shotgun sequence encodes these proteins:
- the LOC18604578 gene encoding calcium-dependent protein kinase 10, protein MGNCNACVRPDDSPESKPNRSEHSQRGKKKTRERKPNPYAEKVPSPAPIRVLKDVIPLSHRTRIGDKYILGRELGRGEFGITYLCTDRETREALACKSISKRKLRTAVDIEDVRREVAIMSTLPEHPNIVKLKATYEDNENVHLVMELCEGGELFDRIVARGHYTERAAANVAKTIAEVVRMCHENGVMHRDLKPENFLFANKKEHAPLKAIDFGLSVFFKPGERFSEIVGSPYYMAPEVLKRNYGPEVDVWSAGVILYILLCGVPPFWAETEQGVALAILRGVIDFKREPWPQVSESAKSLVRQMLEPDPKKRLTAQQVLEHSWLQNAKKAPNVPLGDIVRTRLKQFSVMNRFKKKALRVIAEHLSVEEVEVIRDMFTLMDTDNDGKVSYEELKAGLRKVGSQLAEPEIKMLMEVADVDGNGVLDYGEFVAVTIHLQKMENDEHFRRAFMFFDKDGSGYIELDELQEALADESGEADVDVLNDIMREVDTDKDGCISYDEFVAMMKAGTDWRKASRQYSRERFKSLSLNLMKDGSLQLHDAVTGQAVAV, encoded by the exons ATGGGAAACTGTAACGCATGCGTTAGACCGGACGACAGCCCGGAAAGTAAACCGAACCGGTCCGAACACAGCCAGAGAGGTAAGAAAAAAACCCGGGAAAGGAAACCGAACCCATACGCCGAGAAAGTCCCCTCGCCGGCTCCGATCCGAGTTCTAAAAGACGTGATTCCACTGAGTCACCGAACTCGAATAGGCGACAAGTATATCCTCGGACGCGAACTCGGCCGAGGGGAGTTCGGAATCACCTACCTCTGCACGGACAGGGAAACTCGCGAAGCGCTCGCGTGCAAGTCAATCTCCAAGAGGAAACTCCGAACAGCCGTCGACATCGAAGACGTCCGACGCGAGGTTGCCATAATGTCAACGTTGCCGGAACATCCGAATATTGTGAAGTTGAAAGCGACATACGAGGACAACGAAAATGTCCATTTGGTTATGGAGCTTTGTGAAGGAGGGGAATTGTTTGATAGGATAGTAGCGAGAGGGCATTACACCGAGCGCGCGGCGGCGAACGTGGCGAAGACGATAGCGGAGGTGGTTAGGATGTGTCACGAGAACGGGGTTATGCATAGAGATTTGAAGCCggagaattttttatttgcgAATAAGAAAGAACACGCGCCGCTTAAAGCCATTGACTTTGGCTTGTCTGTGTTTTTTAAGCCTG GGGAGAGGTTTTCAGAGATTGTGGGGAGTCCATACTATATGGCTCCTGAGGTTTTGAAACGAAATTATGGACCGGAGGTTGATGTGTGGAGTGCTGGAGTGATCCTTTACATTTTGTTATGCGGGGTTCCTCCCTTTTGGGCAG AGACTGAACAAGGTGTTGCTCTTGCAATTTTGAGAGGGGTCATTGATTTTAAGAGGGAACCTTGGCCTCAGGTTTCAGAGAGCGCCAAGAGTCTTGTTAGACAGATGTTAGAACCAGATCCTAAGAAGCGGTTGACTGCCCAACAGGTGCTTG AACATTCCTGGTTGCAAAATGCAAAGAAAGCTCCAAATGTTCCATTGGGAGATATTGTGAGAACAAGGCTCAAGCAGTTCTCTGTGATGAATAGATTCAAAAAGAAGGCCTTGCGG GTAATTGCAGAGCACTTATCTGTAGAAGAGGTTGAAGTAATCAGAGATATGTTCACATTGATGGATACCGACAATGATGGGAAAGTTTCATATGAGGAGCTGAAGGCCGGGCTTCGAAAGGTTGGTTCACAATTAGCTGAACCAGAGATCAAGATGTTGATGGAAGTG GCTGATGTTGATGGAAACGGGGTACTAGACTATGGAGAATTTGTAGCAGTGACAATTCACTTGCAGAAGATGGAGAATGATGAGCATTTCCGCAGAGCATTTATGTTCTTTGACAAAGATGGGAGTGGATATATTGAACTGGATGAGTTACAGGAAGCCTTAGCTGATGAATCAGGTGAAGCTGATGTTGATGTGCTGAATGACATCATGCGTGAAGTTGACACTGACAAG GATGGTTGTATCAGTTATGATGAATTTGTTGCCATGATGAAAGCTGGCACTGATTGGAGAAAGGCATCAAGGCAGTATTCAAGAGAGAGGTTCAAGAGCTTGAGTCTTAACCTGATGAAAGATGGTTCTTTGCAGCTCCACGATGCAGTTACTGGCCAAGCTGTTGCTGTTTGA